CAGCACCCGCCGGAACAGCGCGGCGCCCAGCAGCACCAGCAGCGCAATGACGCCGGTGGCAACCAGGCTGACTTTCTGGATCAGGTCGGTCAGTTCGTACAGGTCGCGCAGGTCGTGCCCGATGATCAGCGTGGACCCGTCGCGCAGCTTGCGCGCCACCAGGTAGCCGTGCACGGGCTGCCCGCGCAATTGCACCGATCGCATCACGCCGCTGCCGTTCAGCGGCGCATCGGATGGGTCCCAGGCGATATTGCCCGCCAGCATGCGGCCGGCGGGGTCCAGCAGCATGAACATTTCCGTGTCGGTGTTGACGTGGTCGGCCATTTCCAGCGAGATCTCGCGGGCCAGGCCCGCCAGGCCGCCCTGTTCGAAATGGGCGTTCATGCGCTGCGACGTGATCTGCACCTGGCGCGAGAATTGCGCTTCCAGGATCTTCACGCTCTGGTAGTACATGAAGAACAGCGACAGCAGCGAGGCCAGCAATGCCAGGATGCTGTAGTTGAGCGTCAGGCGGAACGCCACCGAACTCCAGATGGCGCGCAGCCAGCGTGCCAGGCGGCCCATCATGAACGCGCCTGCCGGCCGGCGTCCGCCTGCGCCGCCAGGCGGTAACCCACGCCGCGCACAGTGTGGATCAGCGGCGCCTCGCCCGCGCCGTCGATCTTCTGGCGCAGCCGGCTGATATGCACATCGATCACGTTGGTCTGCGGATCGTAGTGATAACCCCACACCGTGGCCAGCAGCATGGTACGCGTCAGTACCTGGCCGGCGTTGTTCATCATGTAGGCCAGCAGCTTGTATTCGCGCGGCTGCAGCGCGATGGTCCGGCCGCCGCGCGTGACCTGGCCGCTGACCAGGTCCAGCGACAGGTCGGCCACGGTAAGCTGGCGCTGCTCATAGCCGGACGAGGAACGGCGGATCAGCGCCTCGACGCGCGCGGCAAGCTCGGGAAACGCAAACGGCTTGGTCAGATAGTCGTCGCCGCCCGCCTTCAGCCCGCGCACGCGCTCGTCCAGCGCCGTCAGTGCGCTCAGCACCAGCACCGGCGTCTTGCGGCCCAGCGCGCGCAGCGACCACAGAATCGACAGCCCGTCGACATCGTTGGGCAGCATGCGGTCCAGGATGATGGCGTCCCAGTGCTCGGCGGTGGCCCGCTGCAGCGCGGTCGGCCCGTCCATGGTGATGACCGGGTCGTAGCCCAGTTCTTTGAGCCCGTTGGCGATATAGCGGGCATTGTCGGCATCGTCTTCGACGATCAGGCAGCGCCACATGGTTATCTCCTGCAAGGCCTGGCGTACAGCGGCGCATTCTAGCCCAGCCCAATACGCATTTCCCCCGTCGGGCCCGGCTGCATTACCAATAATTAACGATTCCGTAATGCCACCCGGCGGCGCCGCATGCGTACCATCGGCAGGGTAATGGATGCACTGACGCTCTCATCTTCGCATGCCCGCAACGCGCTTCGGGCGCTGCAGCCGGCCGATTTCGCCGTGCTGGCGGATTTCCGCCACGAACTGCGCCGCTTCGCCCTGTACGGCGAGGCCGAGGCGCAGGCCCAGGGGCTGGCGCCGCAGCAGCACCAGGCCCTGCTGGCCATCAAGGCCAGCCGCGGCCCCTTGACCGTTACCGAACTGGCCCAGCGGCTGTGCATCAAATCGCACAGCGCCGCGGAACTGGTCAGCCGGCTGGTGCAAATGGGCATGCTGGCCCGCCGGGCCGACCCCAGCGACGGCCGGCGCGCGTTGCTGCGCCTGACGCCGCAGGCCGAAAGCACGCTCGACGCGCTGGCCACGGCCCACCTCGAACAATTGCAGAGCATTCGCCCCTTGCTGGTGGGCCTGCTGCAGAAATTCGGCGCCGAAACCGAATAAGCAGCAGGGTGCGTGGCTAGCCTTCGTTTACGGTATACACCCGCAGCCGGTGCCCGTCGGGGTCGGCCGCGACAAAGGTGCGGCCGAAATCCAGGTCGGTGGGCGGCAGCACAATGGCCGCGCCCTTGGCCTGCCAGTCGGCATGCAGCGCATCGACCCGGTCGGGCGCCTCGACCCTGAAGCCCAGGTCGCTGCCGCCGCCCGCAGCGGTGGGCGGCGGTTCGGCGCCCGCCTTGCCCCACAGGCCCAGCCCCAGGCCGGACGGCAGGATGAACATGGCGAAGGTGGGGCTGGCCTCGATAGGCTGCTGGTCGAGCAGCCGCGCATAAAAGCGGGCGCTGGCCGGCGCGTCGGCCACGTAAAGCAGGATGCTGTTGCGGGTGGTCATGGAGTGTCTCCGGGTTGCGTGAACCCGTACTCTAGCCACACATACTGCCAAATTTTGGCAGTATCAGATTTCCCGTTCGGGGATCCCTTGTGTTTCGCGCCACTGCTTCAGCAATGCCAGCCGCCGTTGCGGATACCGGCCTTCCAGCGTCTCGGCCTGCGCGATCCGGTCGGTGCGGAAATGGCGGAAATCCTGGCGCAGTTCGCACCAGGCGACCAGCACGCGCACGTGGTCGAAAAAGGCCAGCGCGAACGGCCAGATGACACGCTGTGAAACCTCGCCGGCCGCGTCGCGGTACGCCACCGACAGGCGGCGTTCGCCGCGGATGGCCGCGCGCAGGATCGACAGTGCGACGCGTTCCGCCGGCACTTGTGCGCCGGGGCCCACCAGCAGCGCGGCCGTATCGAGTTCGACCCGCAGTTCGGGCGGCAGCACCGCGGCGATGCGCGCCAGCGCGCTGACGGCTGCTTCGCGCAATTGAAGGTCGGCCCGTTCGGCCACCCAGCGCGAACCCAGCACCAGCGCTTCAAGCTCTTCGGGCGGGAACATCAGCGGCGGCAGCAGGAATCCGGGCTTCAGCACATAGCCCACGCCCGGCTCGCCCTCGATCATGGCGCCCTGGGCCTGCAGGCTGGCGATGTCCCGGTACAGCGTGCGGATACTGACGCCGGTTTCCTGCGCCAGCACCTTGCCGCTGACCGGCCGGCGGTGGCGGCGCAGCGCTTGCAGAAGGTCGAAAAGGCGTTCAGAGCGGGACATGGCGGGACGCTGCGGGTCAGCCCCGGGCTGCAATGCCCAGCCAGCCGTGGATGCCTACGTAAAGGCCCACTGCAATAATGAGCAGGCTGGACAGATAGGGCGCGCGGCGCGCGATGGCCGACAGGCCGCTATAGCGCTTGTTGACATGGCGTACGCTCCAGGCCGCCGCCATGCCCACGGTAACCAGTGTAAGCGCCAGCCCGACCGAAAAGCACAGCACCAGCACCGCACCCAGGGATACCTGCTTCAGCTGCAGGCACAGCAGCAGCACCGTGATGGCGGCCGGGCAGGGGATCAGGCCTCCGGTCAGCCCGAAAAGCGCAATTTGCCAGTGGGTGACATTCCGGTGGGCAAAGCGGCGCTGGATGTCGTGGGCGTGCGCCAATTCATGCGCATCCTGGTAGCCTTCGTCCGGCAGGGCCGGGCCGCGCGGTTCGCCGTGGCCGTGATGCTGGCCGTGGTGATGATGGTGCGCGCTGCCTTCCGCATGGCCATGATCGTGGCCGTGATGTCCGTGGCCGGCGGCCTGGCGCAGCCGTTCTTCCTTCAGCGTGCGCAGGAACATCCATATTGCGATGGCAATGATGGCAGCCGCCGAGGCAAGCTGGAAATAGGGCTCCATATTTTCGGCATCGATGCCGCGCCACAAATACATGCCGCCCAGGGCAATGCCCCAGACCACCAGCGTGTGGGAAATGGTGGCGGTCAGGCCGAGCAGGATGGCCTGGCCCATCGTGCCGCGGATGGCCACGATAAAGGCCGCCATCATCGTCTTCGAATGCCCCGGCTCCAGGCCGTGCAAGGCGCCCAGCACGATGGCGCTGGGAATGAACAGCCAGGCATGGGCCGCGCCCTGCTGCATGAGTTCGGTGAATGAAAGCACGGTAGCGGACTCTACAGGTATTTGGTGATTGCCTTGAATTCATCGACCGTTAGGCGCTGTTCTTTGCCCACGCTGCCCACCACGTCTTCCAGGCAATGGTCGATGTGATCCTGGATAAGCAGTTTCTTGGCCTGCGTAATGGCCTTTTCCACCGCGTGCAGCTGCTGGGCGATGTCCAGGCAGGGGCGTTGCGCTTCGATCATCTGCACGACGCCGCGCAGGTGGCCCTCGGCGCGCTTCAGGCGCTTGACGACGGTGTCGTGGTGTTGATGGGGGTCGGACGTGCTCATCGCCGCATCCTATCCCCCCGGGGGGGATATGTAAAGCGGCTTGCAGCCACTCGCCCGCTCAAGCGCGGGCCAAAGAAAAAGCCCCTGACAAGTCAGGGGCTTCGGTATTTCTGGCGGAGAGGGTGGGATTCGAACCCACGGTACGGGGATACCGTACGCCTGATTTCGAGTCAGGTACATTCGACCACTCTGCCACCTCTCCGGTGTCCGTTTTCCTTGCCGGATGTGGCCATCCGGCGGGACGCTGCCTGCGGCGCCAGGCGCCGTGGTCGTCTGGCAGACGTCCGGACCTTCGCTTTGCAAAAAAGCGAAGACCGAGACTATATCAGAAAAAAACCGGCCACGCGCACCCCCCAAAGCCAAAAACACAGGCGCCGGCCGTGCCGGCCGCCATGCCCCCGCCCGGGGTGGGGCCTCGCCGCATTGTGACGGACCGCGCGGCTACACTTGGGGCCGGTCTTCCATCCCGGGCCCGGCCCGAATCCAGACAGGAGAATTCGCATGCTCAAAGGAAAAGTCGCCATCGTCACCGGTTCCACCAGCGGCATCGGCTTGGGTATCGCCATTGCCTTTGCGCAGCAGGGCGCCGATATTGTCCTGAACGGGTTCGGCGACGCGGCCGAGATCGAGAAACTGCGCGCCGGCCTGGCCAGCCAGCATGGCGTGAAGGTGCTGTACGACGGCGCCGACCTGTCGCGCGGCGAGGCCGTGCGCCAGTTGGTGGCCAACACGGTGCAGTCGCTGGGCCGCATCGACATCCTGGTGAATAACGCCGGTATCCAGCACACCGCCCTGATCGAGGACTTCCCGGTCGAAAAATGGGACGCCATCCTGGCGCTGAACCTGTCGGCGGTGTTCCATGGCAGCGCCGCCGCGCTGCCGCACATGAAAAAGCAGGGCTGGGGGCGCATCATCAATATCGCCTCGGCCCACGGGCTGGTGGGCTCGGCCAGCAAGTCGGCGTACGTGGCCGCCAAGCATGGCGTGGTGGGCCTGACCAAGGTCACCGCCCTGGAAACCGCCGGCAGCGGCGTTACCGCCAATGCCATCTGCCCGGGCTGGGTGCGCACCGGGCTGGTGGAAAAGCAGATTACCGCCCTGGCCGAAAAAGACCATGTCGACCAGGACGCCGCCGCCCGCGAACTGCTCAGCGAAAAGCAGCCCTCGCTGCAATTCGTCACGCCCGAACAGCTGGGCGGCACGGCGGTCTACCTGGCGTCGGATGCCGCGGCCCAGGTCACCGGCACCACCATCTCGGTGGACGGCGGCTGGACGGCCCGCTGACCGCCTTTTCTACATACCAAGAAAAACCAAGGAACCCTGGAACATGCTGTTCTTGCTTTCTCCCGCCAAGAAACTGGACTACGACACGCCGGTCCATGTCGAGCACCACACGCAGCCGCTGTTCGTCGACCAGTCGGCCGCGCTGATCAAGGTGCTGAAGAAGCTTTCGGCCGACGAGGTTGCCGGGCTGATGAGCCTGAGCCCGGCCCTGGCCGAGCTCAACGTGGCGCGCTATGGCGCCTGGACCCGCAAGTTCACCCAGCACAACGCCCGCCAGGCCGTGCTGGCCTTCAACGGCGACGTGTACGAAGGCCTGCAGGCCGGCACGCTGTCGGCGGCCCGGCTCGACTGGGCGCAAGAGCACGTGGCCATTCTCAGCGGCCTGTACGGGGTGCTGCGCCCGCTCGACCTGATGCAGCCCTACCGGCTGGAAATGGGCACGCGCCTGGCCACATCCAAGGGCAAGAACCTGTACGAGTACTGGGGCAGCACCATTGCCGACTATCTGAATGAACGCTTGGCCGGCCAGAAAGCGCCCATCGTGGTGAACCTGGCGTCGGAAGAGTATTTCAAGTCGGTAGACCTGAAAGTGCTGAAGGCGCGCGTGGTGCAGTGCGTGTTCCAGGACTGGAAGAACGGCGCCTGGAAAGTGATCAGCTTCCATGCCAAGCGCGCGCGCGGCCTGATGGCGCGTTATGCCATCGAGCACAAGGTCGCCAAGCCCGAAGGCCTGCAGAAGTTCGACAGCGAAGGCTACGCCTACGACGCCTTGGCCTCCAGCGCCGACAAACTGGTGTTCCGGCGCAAAGCATAAAGCGGCCATTCATGTCCGCTGGATTGCGCGTCTTCCTGTTTTTTTCGCTGGGCTACCTGGTTTCGTACCTGTTCCGGGGCGTCAACATCGGCTTCGGGCCGTACCTGACGCAAGAGCTGAACCTGTCGGCGGCCGACCTGGGCACCCTGACCAGCCTGTATTTCCTGGGGTTCGCGCTGATGCAGCTGCCGGCCGGGCTGTTCCTGGACACCTGGGGGCCGCGGCGCGTCAACGCGCTGATGCTGCTGCTGGCCGCGGCGGGCACCCTGGTGTACGGGCTGTCGGATTCGCTGGCCGGCCTGATGGTGGGCCGCCTGCTCATCGGCGCGGGCGTGTGCGTGTGCCTGGGGGCCGCGTTCCAGGCCCTGGCGCAGACCTTTCCGCTGGCGCGCCTGCCCATGGTCAATGGCCTGGTCATGGCCGTGGGCGGCCTGGGCGGCGTGCTGGTCGGCTCGCCGCTGTCCTGGCTGCTGGGGCGCAGTTCGTGGCAGGCGGTCAGCGTGGGGCTGGCATTCTTCACGCTGGCGGTCGCCGCGCTGATCTGGTTCGGCGCGCCGCGCGAAGGCGCGCGCCACCGCAGCGCGCCCTCGCTGGGCGAGCAATGGCGCGGCACCTGCGCGCTGCTGCGCGATGGCCGCTACTGGCGGCTGGTGTCTCTGCCGGTCATGACGGGCGGGGCCTTCTATGGCGTGCAATCGCTGTGGGTGCGGCCCTACCTGATCGACGTCAACGGTCTCGATGCCGCGCATGCCGCGGGCCTGGTGTCGCTGCTGGGCTTCGCCATGATGGGCGGCAATGTGGGCCTGGGCGCCATGGCCCGCCGCATGGAGCGCCTGGGGCTGGGGCTGTACGGGTTTGGCGGTGCCTGCATGGTGCTGTTCCTGCTGACACAGGCCCTGATCATGATGCGCGCGCCGATCCCGCCCGCGGTGCTGTGGGCCTGCTACGGCGCGTTCGGCTCGGCCAACATCCTGGTCTACGCGCTGCTGGCGGGCGAGTTTCCGCCGGAACTGCTGGGCCGGGTCGCCTCGACCACCAACCTGCTGATGTTCCTGACCATCTTCCTGTGCCAGGTGGGCATGGGATGGATCGTCGACCTGTGGCCGCGCCAGGGCGGGGTGTACCCGCCCGCGGCGCACTTGTCGGCCTGGGGCGTGGTGCTGGCGCTGCAGGCGGGCGCGGCCGTCTGGTATTTCTGGCCCGCGCGCCGGCGCGCTGCGTGATATTGCCAGGTGCCTGGCCTGCGCCAGGTGTCTGACTCCCGCAGGGTGTCAGACACCTCAGTTTCACTCCAGACCGTGGGTAATGTGCCAGGCTTCGCCAGGTGCCTGACACCGTGCCGTTGAGACGGCCGCTGCACACTTCGGTGTCTGGCCTGCGGAGCCAGACACCTGGGGCAGAGTCGGGCAAGCCCCGCCGCTCAAGCCGGCACCGCCGTCGGCCGGCTGCGCGGCGGGTCGGCCACGGCGGCCAGCTCCTGCCGTATCTGCGTCGAGGCCCGCAGCATCTGCTTCAGCGGGTAGGCCAGGGCGGCCAGCTCGCCTTCGGTGTCGAACTGGCTGGGCAGATCCAGCGGCGCCGGGCGGTTGTCGTCCAGCATGTCGACGATGCCCGCCAGCGCCTGCCGCATGGGTTCGGGCGACTGCTTCAGGCCCGCCAGAATAGGCACCGCGGCCGTGATCTGCGACGCCATGATGTGGTTCTGGATGAGCAGGTTGTTGAACTCGGGCACGTTCATCTGGTGCGAGCGCGGCTCGCTCATCATGCGGTAGAACGCCTCGGCAAAGTTGCTGAAGGCAATGTGCACGTTCTTGCGCGCCAGGCGCCAGGCGATGTCGGCCTCTTCCGCCGTGGGCGCGCCTTCGGGCGGCGCGGCGCCCGCGGCATGGGCCTGCATGGCGCGGGCGTACTGCAGGCCGGTGCGCAGGTATTCGCGGTTGGCATTGGTGGCGGCGCGCGCCAGCGGCTTCATGTAGCGCGCTTCCCACCAGGGCAGCACATAGCTGCATACCAGCGCAATGGCGCAGCCCAGCGCCGTGTCCAGCGCGCGTTCGCCGATCACTTCCATCGACACCGTGCCCGGCGCCACGAAGTGGAACACCATCACCACGAACAGCGTATTGAAGATGGCGCTGGCCATGTAATTGAGCTGCACCAGGCTGTTGCCCATGATGCAGGCCGCCAGCAGCACGGCGAACAGCGCCTCGGGGCGCGTGGTCACGCG
This genomic window from Bordetella petrii contains:
- a CDS encoding nickel/cobalt efflux transporter, producing MLSFTELMQQGAAHAWLFIPSAIVLGALHGLEPGHSKTMMAAFIVAIRGTMGQAILLGLTATISHTLVVWGIALGGMYLWRGIDAENMEPYFQLASAAAIIAIAIWMFLRTLKEERLRQAAGHGHHGHDHGHAEGSAHHHHHGQHHGHGEPRGPALPDEGYQDAHELAHAHDIQRRFAHRNVTHWQIALFGLTGGLIPCPAAITVLLLCLQLKQVSLGAVLVLCFSVGLALTLVTVGMAAAWSVRHVNKRYSGLSAIARRAPYLSSLLIIAVGLYVGIHGWLGIAARG
- a CDS encoding response regulator transcription factor, with translation MWRCLIVEDDADNARYIANGLKELGYDPVITMDGPTALQRATAEHWDAIILDRMLPNDVDGLSILWSLRALGRKTPVLVLSALTALDERVRGLKAGGDDYLTKPFAFPELAARVEALIRRSSSGYEQRQLTVADLSLDLVSGQVTRGGRTIALQPREYKLLAYMMNNAGQVLTRTMLLATVWGYHYDPQTNVIDVHISRLRQKIDGAGEAPLIHTVRGVGYRLAAQADAGRQARS
- the yaaA gene encoding peroxide stress protein YaaA; amino-acid sequence: MLFLLSPAKKLDYDTPVHVEHHTQPLFVDQSAALIKVLKKLSADEVAGLMSLSPALAELNVARYGAWTRKFTQHNARQAVLAFNGDVYEGLQAGTLSAARLDWAQEHVAILSGLYGVLRPLDLMQPYRLEMGTRLATSKGKNLYEYWGSTIADYLNERLAGQKAPIVVNLASEEYFKSVDLKVLKARVVQCVFQDWKNGAWKVISFHAKRARGLMARYAIEHKVAKPEGLQKFDSEGYAYDALASSADKLVFRRKA
- a CDS encoding VOC family protein, encoding MTTRNSILLYVADAPASARFYARLLDQQPIEASPTFAMFILPSGLGLGLWGKAGAEPPPTAAGGGSDLGFRVEAPDRVDALHADWQAKGAAIVLPPTDLDFGRTFVAADPDGHRLRVYTVNEG
- a CDS encoding helix-turn-helix transcriptional regulator → MSRSERLFDLLQALRRHRRPVSGKVLAQETGVSIRTLYRDIASLQAQGAMIEGEPGVGYVLKPGFLLPPLMFPPEELEALVLGSRWVAERADLQLREAAVSALARIAAVLPPELRVELDTAALLVGPGAQVPAERVALSILRAAIRGERRLSVAYRDAAGEVSQRVIWPFALAFFDHVRVLVAWCELRQDFRHFRTDRIAQAETLEGRYPQRRLALLKQWRETQGIPEREI
- a CDS encoding MFS transporter: MSAGLRVFLFFSLGYLVSYLFRGVNIGFGPYLTQELNLSAADLGTLTSLYFLGFALMQLPAGLFLDTWGPRRVNALMLLLAAAGTLVYGLSDSLAGLMVGRLLIGAGVCVCLGAAFQALAQTFPLARLPMVNGLVMAVGGLGGVLVGSPLSWLLGRSSWQAVSVGLAFFTLAVAALIWFGAPREGARHRSAPSLGEQWRGTCALLRDGRYWRLVSLPVMTGGAFYGVQSLWVRPYLIDVNGLDAAHAAGLVSLLGFAMMGGNVGLGAMARRMERLGLGLYGFGGACMVLFLLTQALIMMRAPIPPAVLWACYGAFGSANILVYALLAGEFPPELLGRVASTTNLLMFLTIFLCQVGMGWIVDLWPRQGGVYPPAAHLSAWGVVLALQAGAAVWYFWPARRRAA
- a CDS encoding MarR family winged helix-turn-helix transcriptional regulator, yielding MDALTLSSSHARNALRALQPADFAVLADFRHELRRFALYGEAEAQAQGLAPQQHQALLAIKASRGPLTVTELAQRLCIKSHSAAELVSRLVQMGMLARRADPSDGRRALLRLTPQAESTLDALATAHLEQLQSIRPLLVGLLQKFGAETE
- a CDS encoding 3-hydroxybutyrate dehydrogenase; amino-acid sequence: MLKGKVAIVTGSTSGIGLGIAIAFAQQGADIVLNGFGDAAEIEKLRAGLASQHGVKVLYDGADLSRGEAVRQLVANTVQSLGRIDILVNNAGIQHTALIEDFPVEKWDAILALNLSAVFHGSAAALPHMKKQGWGRIINIASAHGLVGSASKSAYVAAKHGVVGLTKVTALETAGSGVTANAICPGWVRTGLVEKQITALAEKDHVDQDAAARELLSEKQPSLQFVTPEQLGGTAVYLASDAAAQVTGTTISVDGGWTAR
- a CDS encoding metal-sensing transcriptional repressor — protein: MSTSDPHQHHDTVVKRLKRAEGHLRGVVQMIEAQRPCLDIAQQLHAVEKAITQAKKLLIQDHIDHCLEDVVGSVGKEQRLTVDEFKAITKYL